Proteins from a genomic interval of Nostoc sp. TCL240-02:
- a CDS encoding NUDIX hydrolase, whose amino-acid sequence MNNQPVHVAIAILYQENKFLMQLRDNIPGILYPGYWALFGGHIEPGETPDVAVKREILEEIGYELPPCVAFGCYTDERVVRHVFHAPLLVELNQLVLNEGWDMGLLTPEDIHQGNCYSQNAREVRPLGNTHRQIMLDFMERNQS is encoded by the coding sequence ATGAACAATCAACCGGTGCATGTAGCGATCGCAATTCTCTATCAAGAAAACAAGTTTCTCATGCAACTACGCGACAACATCCCCGGTATTCTCTACCCTGGTTACTGGGCGCTATTTGGCGGTCATATCGAACCTGGTGAAACGCCAGATGTTGCAGTAAAGCGAGAAATTTTAGAAGAAATCGGCTATGAGTTACCACCCTGTGTAGCATTTGGCTGTTATACCGACGAAAGAGTTGTCCGTCATGTCTTTCACGCACCACTATTGGTGGAATTAAATCAACTGGTTTTAAATGAAGGCTGGGATATGGGATTATTGACCCCAGAAGATATTCACCAAGGTAACTGTTATTCGCAAAACGCCCGCGAAGTACGCCCTTTGGGGAATACGCATCGGCAAATTATGTTGGATTTTATGGAGAGAAATCAATCTTAA
- the folD gene encoding bifunctional methylenetetrahydrofolate dehydrogenase/methenyltetrahydrofolate cyclohydrolase FolD, which yields METKTAKLLDGKAIAAKIQQELSVAITQLQPEIGRPPGLAVLMVGDNPASAAYVRNKEKACAKVGIASFGKHFPAETTFGELQEVIAALNHDERVDGILVQLPLPDHLDAVALLHQIDPDKDADGLHPVNLGRLVRGETGLRSCTPDGVMRLLQAYEILLQGKQAVVVGRSILVGKPMALMLLEADATVTIAHSRSHDLKSITQNADILIAAAGRPGLITADMVKPGAVVVDVGMNRVTDASGKSRLIGDVDFESTAGVAGFITPVPGGVGPMTVAILLQNTFTSYSRAVGK from the coding sequence ATGGAAACAAAAACTGCCAAACTCCTTGATGGTAAAGCAATAGCAGCAAAAATTCAGCAAGAACTTTCTGTAGCCATTACACAATTACAGCCAGAAATTGGACGACCCCCTGGTTTAGCAGTGTTAATGGTTGGCGACAACCCAGCGTCAGCCGCTTATGTCCGCAATAAAGAAAAAGCCTGTGCAAAAGTTGGCATCGCCTCTTTTGGTAAGCATTTTCCTGCCGAAACTACCTTTGGGGAATTACAAGAGGTCATTGCTGCACTAAACCACGATGAACGGGTGGATGGAATTCTTGTGCAGTTGCCCTTACCTGACCACTTGGATGCTGTGGCTCTGCTACATCAAATTGATCCCGATAAAGATGCTGATGGACTGCACCCAGTTAACTTGGGGCGATTAGTACGGGGAGAAACTGGTTTACGTAGCTGCACTCCTGATGGTGTAATGCGGCTTTTGCAAGCTTATGAGATTCTATTGCAAGGAAAACAGGCAGTAGTGGTGGGACGCAGTATTTTGGTGGGTAAACCTATGGCGCTGATGCTACTAGAAGCTGATGCTACAGTCACGATCGCTCACTCGCGATCGCATGACCTCAAAAGCATCACCCAAAATGCTGATATTCTAATTGCAGCAGCAGGTCGTCCCGGACTCATCACTGCTGATATGGTAAAACCAGGTGCTGTTGTGGTAGATGTGGGAATGAATCGTGTCACCGATGCTAGTGGCAAAAGTCGCTTAATTGGCGATGTTGACTTTGAATCAACTGCTGGTGTAGCAGGATTTATCACCCCTGTTCCTGGCGGTGTTGGCCCTATGACTGTTGCCATATTGTTACAAAATACATTCACCAGCTATTCCAGAGCAGTAGGAAAATGA
- the crtE gene encoding geranylgeranyl diphosphate synthase CrtE, which yields MVATDNVQKTPPEEATFNLVAYLKERQKLCDNALDQAIPIIYPEKIYEAMRYSLLAGGKRVRPILCLATCEMMGGTIEMAMPTACAVEMIHTMSLIHDDLPAMDNDDYRRGKLTNHKVYGEDVAILAGDGLLALAFELVALKTPQSVNRELTLQVIVRLGRALGAAGLVGGQVVDLECEGKSDISLETLNFIHRHKTSALLEACVVSGGIIAGASTEDVQRLTRYAENIGLAFQIIDDILDITSTKEQLGKTAGKDQQAKKVTYPSLWGLEESRLKAQELVKVACAELEPFGDRAKPLQAIAHFITTRNN from the coding sequence ATGGTAGCAACTGATAACGTTCAAAAGACACCACCAGAGGAAGCCACATTTAACTTAGTAGCCTATCTCAAAGAGCGACAAAAGCTTTGTGATAATGCTTTGGATCAGGCTATCCCCATCATTTATCCAGAAAAGATTTATGAGGCGATGCGCTACTCGTTATTAGCTGGCGGCAAGCGTGTACGTCCCATTCTTTGCCTTGCTACCTGTGAAATGATGGGTGGCACTATCGAAATGGCTATGCCAACAGCTTGTGCTGTGGAGATGATCCACACAATGTCTTTGATTCATGACGATCTCCCAGCGATGGATAATGACGATTACCGTCGGGGAAAGCTGACAAATCATAAAGTCTATGGCGAAGATGTAGCGATTTTGGCTGGGGACGGCTTGTTGGCACTCGCTTTTGAGTTGGTTGCCCTTAAAACCCCCCAAAGCGTTAACAGAGAGCTAACCTTGCAGGTAATTGTTCGTCTTGGTCGGGCGCTGGGGGCAGCTGGTTTGGTCGGTGGTCAAGTTGTTGATTTAGAGTGTGAGGGAAAATCAGATATTTCTCTAGAAACCCTAAATTTCATTCATAGACACAAAACATCTGCCCTTTTGGAAGCTTGCGTAGTTTCTGGCGGGATCATCGCGGGAGCATCAACTGAAGACGTGCAGCGACTAACCCGTTATGCTGAAAATATTGGGCTAGCATTCCAAATCATAGATGATATTCTGGATATCACTTCTACAAAAGAGCAATTAGGTAAAACGGCTGGTAAAGACCAACAAGCGAAGAAAGTGACCTATCCTAGTCTTTGGGGACTTGAAGAATCGCGCTTAAAAGCCCAAGAGCTAGTTAAAGTAGCTTGTGCGGAATTAGAACCATTTGGAGACAGAGCCAAGCCACTCCAAGCGATCGCTCATTTTATTACTACCCGCAATAACTAG
- a CDS encoding divergent PAP2 family protein has protein sequence MQDIGNILDNRVLLVALVACLIAQALKLVVEIIKNRKLNIRVLVTTGGMPSAHSALVTALAAGVGQTLGWASPDFAVAIVFAIIVMYDAAGVRQAAGKQARILNQMIDELFHEKPDFSQDRLKELLGHTPVQVIAGSALGITICWLASFAYLN, from the coding sequence ATGCAGGACATAGGCAACATTTTAGACAACCGGGTGCTGCTGGTTGCTCTGGTCGCTTGTTTAATTGCTCAAGCATTAAAGCTCGTAGTCGAGATTATCAAAAATCGCAAACTGAATATCCGCGTTTTGGTGACAACCGGAGGTATGCCCAGTGCCCATTCAGCTTTAGTTACAGCTTTAGCGGCTGGTGTAGGGCAAACACTTGGTTGGGCATCTCCTGATTTTGCCGTTGCGATTGTTTTTGCCATCATCGTCATGTACGATGCAGCCGGAGTTCGCCAAGCGGCTGGTAAGCAAGCTCGTATCCTCAATCAAATGATTGATGAGTTATTTCATGAAAAACCAGACTTTAGCCAAGACCGTCTGAAGGAATTACTTGGACATACACCAGTTCAGGTAATAGCTGGGTCGGCTTTGGGTATAACCATCTGTTGGTTAGCTAGTTTTGCTTATTTAAACTAG
- a CDS encoding MgPME-cyclase complex family protein — protein MQTYYYVLASQRFLLQEEPIHEVIKERTRHYHEQEKQIDFWLVEKPAFLEAPQFAQIKAKCPQPSVAIISTNPQFITWLKLRLEYVITGEFQAPSETIPDALASLATVS, from the coding sequence ATGCAAACATACTATTACGTTTTGGCAAGTCAACGCTTTCTTCTCCAAGAAGAACCGATACACGAAGTTATCAAAGAACGCACTCGTCACTACCACGAACAAGAAAAACAAATAGATTTTTGGTTGGTTGAGAAACCAGCTTTTTTGGAAGCACCTCAATTTGCACAAATCAAGGCAAAGTGTCCCCAACCATCAGTAGCAATTATTTCAACTAATCCCCAATTTATTACTTGGTTAAAACTGCGTTTAGAGTACGTTATCACTGGAGAATTCCAGGCTCCTTCTGAGACAATACCAGATGCTTTGGCATCGTTGGCTACTGTATCTTAG
- a CDS encoding SnoaL-like polyketide cyclase: MSATQSNNLPLWVQDRDKVIAESTDVEWRYQTPPDYSRSKENLAQESIHNHLEGTLEAIVQNLVRTFEMEVSFKANPQQWLSIVNEQFRVSTNGGVEYTAADLSAQGTYNLFMPDSEHYKASEETFESSAKVFHTTFPQGFPWEVLEVFSGPPNVTFKWRHWGHFNGEYKGHAPTGETIEIIGMSIAKVTDDLKVISLEHYFDNNLFLEKLTSGGKQTNAQKSGSACPFSSWFNKSRKS, translated from the coding sequence ATGAGCGCAACACAGTCTAACAACCTGCCACTTTGGGTACAGGATAGAGATAAAGTGATAGCAGAAAGCACTGATGTCGAGTGGCGCTATCAGACACCGCCTGATTATTCTCGTTCTAAAGAAAATCTTGCCCAAGAAAGCATCCACAATCACCTTGAAGGTACACTGGAAGCGATCGTGCAAAACTTAGTGCGAACCTTCGAGATGGAGGTATCTTTCAAAGCTAACCCACAACAATGGTTATCTATTGTCAATGAACAGTTTCGAGTGAGTACCAATGGTGGAGTAGAGTATACCGCAGCAGATTTATCAGCCCAAGGTACTTACAATCTATTTATGCCTGATTCAGAGCATTACAAAGCTTCAGAAGAAACCTTTGAATCATCCGCAAAAGTCTTCCACACAACATTTCCCCAAGGATTTCCTTGGGAAGTTCTGGAAGTTTTCTCAGGGCCACCAAATGTCACATTCAAATGGCGGCATTGGGGACATTTTAACGGAGAATACAAAGGCCATGCACCTACTGGAGAGACAATAGAAATTATCGGCATGAGCATTGCAAAAGTTACCGATGACTTGAAGGTTATTTCCTTAGAACACTACTTCGACAATAATCTGTTCTTGGAAAAACTAACATCTGGTGGCAAACAGACAAATGCCCAAAAGTCGGGAAGTGCTTGTCCGTTCAGTTCTTGGTTCAATAAATCCCGTAAGAGTTAG
- a CDS encoding pyridoxine 5'-phosphate synthase codes for MPTLGVNIDHIATIRQARRTVEPDPVAAAVLAELAGADGITVHLREDRRHIQDRDVRILRQTVRSHLNLEMAATEEMLAIALDIKPDYVTLVPEKREEVTTEGGLDIIGQIARIGEIVDKLQSASIPVSLFIDAEPAQIEASVKTQAQFIELHTGQYAEAKDETNRHRELAILAKGCQQAIQAGLRVNAGHGLTYWNVYPVAALPGMEELNIGHTIISRAALVGIERAVREMKQAIRGNGE; via the coding sequence GTGCCTACACTTGGCGTTAACATTGACCACATTGCCACCATCCGGCAAGCGCGGCGGACGGTAGAACCAGACCCGGTGGCGGCGGCGGTGCTGGCAGAATTAGCGGGTGCTGATGGAATTACGGTGCATCTGCGCGAAGATCGGCGGCATATCCAAGACCGGGATGTGCGGATATTGCGGCAAACAGTGCGATCGCATCTGAATTTAGAAATGGCCGCAACAGAAGAAATGCTAGCGATCGCTCTGGATATCAAACCAGATTACGTGACTTTAGTCCCCGAAAAGCGCGAAGAAGTCACAACAGAAGGCGGACTAGATATTATTGGTCAAATTGCTAGAATAGGTGAGATAGTCGATAAATTGCAAAGCGCTAGCATTCCAGTTAGTTTATTTATCGATGCCGAACCTGCACAAATCGAAGCATCTGTCAAGACACAGGCGCAGTTTATCGAATTGCACACCGGACAATATGCTGAGGCTAAGGATGAAACAAATCGCCACCGAGAATTAGCCATATTAGCTAAAGGGTGTCAACAAGCGATTCAAGCTGGATTGCGAGTCAACGCTGGTCATGGACTCACCTATTGGAACGTCTATCCGGTGGCTGCGCTTCCAGGCATGGAAGAACTGAACATTGGTCATACCATAATCAGTCGGGCAGCATTAGTAGGTATAGAAAGGGCAGTCCGCGAGATGAAACAAGCTATAAGGGGGAATGGGGAATAG